The following are from one region of the Baumannia cicadellinicola str. Hc (Homalodisca coagulata) genome:
- the rpoD gene encoding RNA polymerase sigma factor RpoD: MEQNQHLQLKLLVTRGKEQGYLTVAEVNDLLPEDIVDSDQIEDIIQMINDMGIQVMEEAPDADDILLDETNSDTDEDAVEAAAQVLSSVESEIVRTTDPVRMYMREMGTVELLTREGEINIAKRIEDGMTQVQCSVAEYPEAITYLLKQYDRVELGEARLSDLIINFVDTHMEVPDIISTTSNISTELASDISDDEDEEVNDENTNEDSSIDPEIAHQKFVELREQYEITRNIIDTKGRSHAKAIEEILKLSEIFKQFHLAPKQFDYLVKNMRAVMDRIRLQERLVMKLCVDISKMPKKDFIKLFAGNETSETWFKTALAMNQPWSEKLYNVDKNVHNSLQKLRQIEEETGLSIEQIKDINRRMSIGEAKARRAKKEMVEANLRLVISIAKKYTNRGLQFLDLIQEGNIGLMKAVDKFEYRRGYKFSTYATWWIRQAITRSIADQARTIRIPVHMIETINKLNRISRQMLQEIGREPTPEELAERMFMPEDKIRKVLKIAKEPLSMETPIGDDEDTHLGDFIEDTTLELPLESATSESLRSATHEILAGLTAREAKVLRMRFGIDMNTDHTLEEVGKQFAVTRERIRQIEAKALRKLRHPSRSEVLRSFLDD, translated from the coding sequence ATGGAACAAAATCAGCATTTACAGCTAAAGTTGCTTGTTACACGTGGTAAAGAACAAGGCTATTTGACTGTTGCTGAAGTCAATGATCTTCTTCCAGAAGATATTGTTGATTCTGATCAGATAGAAGATATCATCCAAATGATTAATGATATGGGCATCCAAGTTATGGAAGAAGCGCCAGATGCTGATGATATTCTATTAGATGAAACAAATTCAGATACAGATGAAGATGCTGTAGAAGCAGCTGCTCAGGTCTTATCTAGTGTTGAATCCGAGATAGTTCGTACTACTGATCCTGTCCGTATGTATATGCGTGAAATGGGTACTGTAGAATTGCTTACCCGTGAAGGTGAAATTAACATTGCTAAGCGTATAGAAGATGGTATGACTCAGGTACAGTGTTCGGTTGCCGAGTATCCTGAGGCTATAACTTATTTGCTTAAACAATATGACCGCGTTGAGTTAGGTGAAGCACGTTTATCAGATCTTATCATAAATTTCGTTGATACTCATATGGAAGTACCGGACATAATATCAACTACGAGTAATATCAGTACAGAACTTGCTTCTGATATAAGTGATGATGAAGATGAAGAAGTAAATGATGAAAATACTAACGAAGATAGTAGCATAGATCCTGAAATAGCACACCAGAAATTTGTTGAATTACGTGAACAATATGAAATTACCCGTAATATTATTGATACTAAAGGTCGCAGTCATGCTAAAGCAATAGAAGAAATACTTAAGCTTTCTGAGATATTTAAACAATTTCATTTAGCACCAAAACAGTTTGACTATCTAGTAAAGAATATGCGTGCTGTGATGGATCGTATACGTCTTCAAGAACGTTTAGTAATGAAACTATGCGTAGATATCAGTAAAATGCCAAAGAAAGACTTTATTAAGCTATTTGCTGGTAATGAAACTAGTGAAACGTGGTTTAAAACAGCACTAGCAATGAATCAACCCTGGTCTGAAAAATTATATAATGTAGATAAAAATGTACATAATAGTCTACAAAAGTTACGTCAAATAGAAGAAGAGACTGGTTTAAGTATCGAACAAATAAAAGATATTAACCGTCGTATGTCAATTGGTGAAGCAAAAGCTCGTCGTGCTAAAAAAGAGATGGTCGAAGCAAACCTAAGATTAGTTATTTCTATTGCTAAGAAATATACTAACCGTGGTCTACAATTTCTTGATTTAATTCAAGAAGGTAATATTGGTCTCATGAAAGCAGTAGATAAATTTGAATACCGCCGTGGCTATAAATTCTCTACTTATGCTACCTGGTGGATCCGTCAAGCTATCACTCGTTCTATAGCTGATCAAGCCCGGACTATCCGTATTCCAGTACATATGATCGAAACTATTAACAAGCTTAATCGTATTTCCCGGCAAATGCTACAGGAAATTGGACGCGAACCAACACCAGAAGAACTAGCAGAACGTATGTTTATGCCAGAAGATAAAATTCGCAAAGTACTAAAAATAGCTAAAGAACCTCTTTCTATGGAAACACCTATTGGTGACGATGAAGATACACATTTAGGTGATTTTATTGAGGATACTACCTTAGAGCTTCCTCTAGAATCAGCTACTTCTGAAAGCTTACGTTCTGCTACTCATGAGATACTAGCAGGTCTAACCGCTCGTGAAGCAAAAGTACTACGTATGCGCTTTGGTATTGATATGAATACTGATCATACATTAGAAGAAGTAGGTAAACAATTTGCTGTTACCCGTGAGCGTATTCGGCAAATTGAAGCAAAGGCATTACGCAAATTACGTCATCCTAGCCGCTCTGAAGTTTTGCGGAGCTTTTTAGATGATTAA
- the tsaD gene encoding tRNA (adenosine(37)-N6)-threonylcarbamoyltransferase complex transferase subunit TsaD: MRVLGIETSCDDTGVAIYDDQHGLLTNQIYSQAKIHANYGGVVPELASRDHLRKIVPLIQAALSEARLQAKNIDGVAYTAGPGLISSLMVGATVGCALAYAWKVPNIAVHHMEGHLLAPMLEINPPSFPFVALLVSGAHTQLIAVTKMGKYQLLGQSVDDAVGEAFDKTAKLLGLDYPGGPMLSKIAQQGIAGRYKFPRPMTERPGLNFSFAGLKTFAANTINIAASDAQTHADIARAFEDAVVDTLMIKCQRALDQTGFKRLVMAGGVSANQTLRNRMKKMVEQRGEEIFYARPELCTDNGAMIAYVGSVRFASLVLPQSQLAVIVRPRWPLEELTTISR, translated from the coding sequence ATGCGAGTATTAGGTATTGAGACATCCTGTGATGATACTGGAGTAGCAATTTATGATGATCAACACGGGCTACTAACTAATCAAATTTATAGCCAAGCTAAAATTCATGCCAACTATGGTGGGGTCGTACCTGAACTTGCTTCTCGTGATCACTTACGTAAAATAGTACCTTTGATCCAAGCTGCACTATCTGAGGCTCGATTGCAAGCTAAGAATATTGATGGAGTTGCTTACACTGCAGGCCCAGGACTCATTAGCTCCCTAATGGTTGGGGCTACTGTAGGTTGTGCTCTAGCTTATGCATGGAAAGTACCAAATATAGCTGTACATCATATGGAAGGACATTTATTAGCACCAATGTTAGAGATAAATCCTCCATCGTTTCCTTTTGTTGCTCTATTAGTATCAGGTGCACATACACAACTAATAGCAGTAACTAAGATGGGTAAATATCAATTACTCGGTCAATCTGTTGACGATGCTGTAGGTGAAGCATTTGATAAAACAGCTAAACTATTAGGCTTAGATTATCCAGGCGGACCAATGTTATCAAAAATTGCACAGCAAGGCATTGCTGGACGTTATAAGTTTCCACGACCTATGACGGAACGTCCTGGTCTTAATTTTAGCTTTGCGGGGTTAAAAACCTTTGCGGCTAACACTATTAATATAGCAGCTAGTGATGCACAAACCCATGCAGATATAGCAAGAGCATTTGAGGACGCAGTCGTAGATACACTAATGATTAAATGTCAACGTGCACTCGATCAAACAGGCTTTAAAAGATTAGTTATGGCCGGTGGCGTTAGTGCTAACCAAACATTACGTAATCGGATGAAAAAAATGGTAGAGCAGCGGGGAGAAGAGATATTTTACGCTCGACCAGAATTATGTACAGATAATGGTGCTATGATCGCTTACGTTGGCAGCGTACGTTTTGCATCCTTAGTACTACCGCAAAGCCAACTCGCTGTAATAGTACGTCCTCGTTGGCCCCTAGAAGAATTAACTACTATTAGCAGATAA
- a CDS encoding DNA polymerase III subunit psi, producing the protein MVNNINNYVKQLGIIQWILRYPPVLHSKEELVVLPPAKIRWLLVADQLPLINHPLISDVIRSMALIPEQLFMITSKQVMMLPKYSFYHCWWLGVIAIRNFKGISLFTPSLSVLRNNAVAKRDLWRQIMNYQQYLS; encoded by the coding sequence ATGGTTAACAATATCAACAATTATGTTAAACAGTTAGGTATCATACAATGGATACTACGGTATCCTCCTGTGTTACACAGCAAAGAAGAATTAGTTGTGCTACCTCCTGCGAAAATTCGCTGGTTACTAGTTGCAGATCAGCTACCACTTATTAATCACCCGCTTATATCCGATGTAATACGTAGTATGGCACTTATACCCGAACAGTTATTCATGATAACTAGTAAACAAGTAATGATGTTACCTAAATACTCATTTTACCACTGTTGGTGGTTAGGTGTAATAGCCATCCGTAATTTTAAGGGTATCTCTTTATTTACTCCTTCATTGTCGGTACTACGGAATAATGCTGTAGCTAAACGTGATCTATGGCGTCAAATCATGAATTATCAACAATATCTTTCTTAG
- the ribB gene encoding 3,4-dihydroxy-2-butanone-4-phosphate synthase: protein MNQIIFSQFGTPIERVEIALQALRHGRGVLVLDNEDRENEGDMIFAAEKMTIEQMALAIRYGSGIICLCLTEERRQQLELPMMVEHNTSHYQTAFTVTIEAAEGVTTGVSAADRITTIRTAIKNDAIPEDLNRPGHVFPLLAQPGGVLNRGGHTEAAIDLTLLAGLKPAGVLCEVTNEDGSMARALEIIAFSNQHNMPVLTINDLVAYRSR, encoded by the coding sequence ATGAATCAGATAATTTTTTCCCAATTTGGGACACCTATAGAACGCGTAGAAATAGCACTTCAAGCCTTACGTCATGGTCGTGGCGTATTAGTACTAGATAATGAAGATCGTGAAAATGAAGGTGATATGATTTTCGCTGCCGAAAAGATGACTATTGAACAAATGGCATTAGCCATCCGATATGGTAGTGGTATTATATGTTTATGTTTAACAGAAGAGCGACGTCAACAGCTTGAATTACCAATGATGGTCGAACATAATACTAGCCACTATCAAACAGCATTTACTGTGACAATAGAAGCTGCTGAAGGAGTTACTACTGGTGTTTCGGCGGCGGATAGAATAACGACTATTCGTACAGCAATAAAAAATGATGCTATACCAGAAGATTTAAACCGTCCAGGACATGTATTTCCTTTACTCGCTCAACCAGGTGGAGTACTAAACCGTGGAGGTCATACTGAAGCGGCTATTGATTTAACTTTACTTGCTGGTCTTAAGCCAGCTGGCGTGCTATGCGAAGTAACTAATGAAGATGGTAGTATGGCGCGAGCACTAGAAATTATTGCTTTTAGCAATCAACATAATATGCCAGTACTGACAATAAACGACTTAGTCGCTTATAGATCTAGATAA
- a CDS encoding multifunctional CCA addition/repair protein — translation MKKYLVGGAVRDRLLQIPVKERDWVVIGTTLQDMLKAGYQQVGKDFPVFLHPKSHEEYALARIEKKSATGGYTGFTYKASSEITLEEDLKRRDLTINAIACDENGSLIDPYNGQRDLNQRWLRHVSEAFCEDPLRVLRVARFAAQLAYLNFRIVPETRLMMQHMISELPLLSPERIWKETEKALATRDPQIYFQVLRDCGALKTLFPEIDALFGVPAPAKWHPEIDTGIHTMMTVAMAARLSDSIAVRFASLCHDIGKGLTPRDHWPSHHGHGPAGIPLVQSLCQRLRVPNSIRNLAIIVTEYHDLLHYAVKLKPKTLIKLFYAIDVWRRPERLEQIIIISEADARGRAGYENHFYKPGQFIREAYRIASSIMPCQVISHNLTGNKIGEKLRQYRQQAIATWKQQNYESKQQ, via the coding sequence TTGAAAAAGTATCTAGTAGGTGGCGCCGTACGTGACAGGTTATTGCAAATTCCCGTTAAAGAACGGGATTGGGTAGTTATTGGTACAACATTACAAGATATGCTGAAAGCAGGATACCAACAAGTAGGAAAAGATTTTCCTGTTTTTCTGCACCCTAAAAGTCACGAAGAATATGCATTAGCACGTATTGAAAAAAAGTCCGCAACAGGTGGATATACTGGCTTTACATATAAAGCTTCGTCAGAGATTACTCTAGAAGAAGATTTAAAACGTCGTGATTTAACTATCAATGCGATTGCATGTGATGAAAATGGATCATTAATTGATCCCTATAATGGTCAGCGTGATCTTAATCAACGCTGGCTTCGTCATGTATCTGAAGCTTTTTGCGAAGATCCACTACGTGTATTAAGGGTAGCACGATTTGCAGCACAGCTTGCGTACCTTAATTTTCGTATTGTCCCAGAGACTAGGTTAATGATGCAGCATATGATTAGTGAGTTACCACTTTTATCGCCGGAACGTATATGGAAAGAGACCGAAAAAGCACTAGCAACACGTGATCCACAAATATATTTCCAAGTTTTACGCGATTGTGGAGCTCTAAAGACTTTATTTCCAGAAATTGATGCTCTATTTGGGGTACCTGCACCAGCTAAATGGCATCCAGAGATTGATACTGGTATTCATACTATGATGACAGTAGCAATGGCGGCACGATTATCAGATAGTATCGCAGTTCGCTTTGCATCACTGTGTCATGATATAGGTAAAGGATTAACTCCACGTGATCATTGGCCTAGTCATCATGGGCACGGACCTGCTGGAATACCGTTGGTTCAGTCTTTATGCCAGCGGTTACGGGTACCTAATTCAATACGTAATTTAGCTATCATAGTTACTGAGTATCATGATTTACTACACTATGCAGTTAAGCTTAAGCCAAAAACATTAATTAAATTATTTTACGCTATTGATGTTTGGCGTCGTCCTGAACGGCTAGAACAGATTATAATTATTAGTGAAGCTGATGCACGCGGTCGCGCCGGTTACGAAAATCATTTTTATAAACCAGGCCAATTTATACGTGAAGCCTATCGTATTGCATCTTCTATCATGCCATGCCAAGTGATTAGTCATAACTTAACAGGCAATAAAATTGGCGAAAAATTACGTCAGTATCGTCAACAAGCGATAGCAACATGGAAGCAGCAAAACTATGAATCAAAACAACAGTAG
- the rpsU gene encoding 30S ribosomal protein S21, with protein MPVIKVRDNEPFEVALRRFKRSCEKAGILSEVRRREFYEKPTTERKRAKASAVKRYTKKLARENARRNRLY; from the coding sequence ATGCCAGTAATTAAAGTCCGTGATAATGAGCCATTCGAAGTTGCATTGCGTCGCTTTAAACGTTCTTGCGAAAAAGCCGGAATTTTATCCGAAGTTCGTCGTCGCGAATTTTATGAAAAACCAACTACGGAACGTAAACGTGCTAAAGCTTCAGCAGTTAAACGTTATACAAAAAAACTAGCACGCGAAAATGCACGTCGCAATAGGTTATACTAA
- the folB gene encoding dihydroneopterin aldolase, whose protein sequence is MDIIFIKKLIVMAFIGVYDWEQQRLQKLIFDIEVGWNNVTAALSDNINDSISYTAISEAVLSWVHGKHFALIERVAEEVAELLINKFSLTWVRIKIQKPSAVPYAKSVGVIIQRSIKELKN, encoded by the coding sequence GTGGATATAATATTTATTAAAAAATTAATAGTTATGGCTTTTATTGGTGTTTATGACTGGGAACAGCAACGCTTACAAAAGTTAATTTTTGATATTGAAGTTGGCTGGAATAACGTTACTGCTGCACTTAGCGATAATATTAATGATAGTATTAGCTATACAGCTATTAGTGAAGCAGTATTGTCTTGGGTTCACGGTAAGCATTTTGCCCTTATAGAACGTGTTGCCGAAGAGGTTGCTGAACTACTAATAAATAAATTTAGTCTTACTTGGGTGCGTATTAAAATTCAAAAACCAAGTGCAGTACCGTATGCTAAAAGCGTAGGTGTGATTATTCAGCGTAGTATAAAAGAACTAAAAAACTAA
- a CDS encoding 1-acylglycerol-3-phosphate O-acyltransferase: MLAIVRIVLITLLSIIICLFGLIYCLFNPRNPKHVATFGRLFGSMAPILGIKLKIRLTNKQDVPLNCLYIANHQNYYDMVTVSYIVQPRTVTVGKKSILWIPLFGQLYWLTGNLLINRDQLMHSYHKLIQFIHHMKKRNISIWIFPEGTRNRGRGLLPFKTGAFYAAITAKIPIVPICISNTTNKIKLNRWSNGIVIIEMLSPINTQKYNNSKVQVRQLTEHCHVLMKKKLHELNIEVTKYESQSHFTQ; this comes from the coding sequence GTGTTAGCTATTGTCCGTATAGTATTAATAACATTATTATCTATAATAATTTGTTTATTTGGTTTAATATATTGTTTATTTAATCCACGTAATCCTAAGCATGTTGCTACATTCGGTCGCTTATTTGGTAGTATGGCGCCTATTTTGGGCATTAAGCTTAAAATACGCCTTACTAATAAACAAGATGTACCGCTAAATTGCCTTTATATCGCTAATCATCAAAACTATTATGATATGGTAACTGTTTCTTATATAGTACAACCACGAACAGTTACAGTAGGGAAAAAAAGCATACTCTGGATCCCGCTATTTGGCCAACTTTATTGGCTAACTGGTAACTTACTTATTAATCGTGACCAGCTTATGCACTCCTATCATAAACTAATTCAGTTTATACATCATATGAAAAAGCGAAATATATCTATTTGGATTTTTCCAGAGGGAACACGTAATAGAGGACGAGGACTACTACCATTCAAAACTGGAGCTTTTTATGCTGCTATCACAGCAAAAATACCGATAGTGCCTATTTGTATTTCTAATACTACTAATAAGATTAAGCTAAACCGTTGGTCTAATGGGATTGTTATTATTGAAATGCTATCGCCTATAAATACACAAAAATATAATAACAGTAAGGTACAAGTACGCCAATTAACAGAACACTGTCATGTTCTTATGAAAAAGAAATTACATGAGCTTAATATAGAAGTAACAAAATACGAATCTCAGTCTCATTTTACACAATAG
- the dnaG gene encoding DNA primase, whose product MVGRIPRTFISSLLAHTDIVELIDARFKLKKQGKHFIACCPFHNDKIPSFHVSSKMQFYHCFSCGSHGNAIDFLMNYDRLGFLESLEELAIRCGWNIPYENNDILNAPQLYSRQRLYDLMEKISIFYQQSLHEQALVVNSYLQQRGLNATVINDFAIGFAPPGWDNVIKYFGHSAEAIALLKATGMVVYNDNGNTYDLFRNRIMFPIRDKRGHIIAFGGRLLGEGQPKYINSPASDLFHKSNQLYGLYEAQQKNANLSKLLVVEGYMDVVTLAQFGINYVVASLGTATTTEQIQLLYRTTDQLICCYDGDRAGREAAWKTLENALPYLIDKRQLRFMFLSNSQDPDTIIRKIGKEAFEKYIEQAQPLSEFLFDTLMQQVNLSNLDDRVKLIALALPLINKIPNGIWRLFLRQLLANRVGILDDNKLEKLLQLNKKRVKSQQNLRIKCTPIHILIGLLVQNPWLSTLAKRISNKLEQARQPGVKIFIQLVKTCQKEPSLTTGQLLELYRHNKFYAQLETFATWNHMIIEDLIERTFIDALTKLYNSILEQRQDILIALDRKHGLTTEERKELWYLNQALAKKDQLSIAFYDDFIIN is encoded by the coding sequence ATGGTTGGACGCATACCACGTACATTTATTAGTAGCTTATTAGCACATACCGACATCGTCGAACTAATTGATGCAAGATTTAAGCTAAAGAAGCAAGGTAAGCATTTTATAGCTTGCTGTCCATTCCATAATGATAAAATCCCATCATTTCATGTTAGTAGTAAAATGCAATTTTATCACTGTTTTAGTTGTGGCTCTCATGGTAATGCGATAGATTTTCTAATGAATTATGATCGACTAGGATTTTTAGAATCTCTTGAAGAATTAGCTATAAGATGTGGTTGGAATATTCCCTATGAAAATAATGATATCTTAAATGCACCGCAGTTATATTCACGCCAGCGCCTTTATGATCTAATGGAAAAAATCAGTATATTTTATCAGCAATCACTTCATGAACAAGCTCTAGTTGTTAATAGCTATTTACAACAACGTGGCTTAAACGCTACAGTTATTAATGATTTTGCCATAGGTTTTGCACCACCTGGCTGGGATAACGTAATAAAGTATTTTGGTCATTCAGCTGAAGCGATTGCTTTGTTAAAAGCTACAGGGATGGTGGTTTATAATGATAATGGTAATACCTATGATCTATTCCGTAATAGAATTATGTTTCCTATTCGTGATAAACGAGGGCATATTATAGCCTTTGGTGGCCGTCTCCTCGGAGAGGGTCAACCTAAGTACATAAATTCGCCAGCAAGTGATTTATTTCATAAAAGCAATCAGCTATATGGTTTATATGAAGCTCAACAGAAAAACGCTAATTTATCTAAATTATTAGTAGTAGAAGGTTATATGGATGTAGTAACACTAGCGCAGTTTGGTATTAATTATGTTGTGGCATCTCTTGGTACAGCGACAACGACCGAACAGATTCAGTTATTATATCGTACAACTGATCAGTTAATCTGTTGTTATGATGGAGATCGTGCTGGACGCGAAGCAGCTTGGAAGACTCTAGAAAATGCTCTTCCATATCTTATTGATAAACGTCAATTGCGCTTTATGTTTTTATCTAATAGTCAAGATCCTGATACAATAATACGCAAAATTGGTAAAGAGGCATTCGAAAAATATATTGAACAGGCACAACCATTATCCGAATTTTTATTCGATACACTAATGCAGCAGGTTAATCTAAGTAATTTAGATGATCGGGTAAAATTAATTGCCCTAGCATTACCACTGATTAATAAAATACCAAATGGTATTTGGCGGTTGTTTCTACGACAGTTATTAGCTAATAGAGTTGGTATTCTAGATGATAACAAACTCGAAAAATTACTCCAACTAAATAAAAAAAGAGTTAAATCTCAGCAAAATTTAAGAATAAAATGTACACCTATACATATCCTTATAGGTTTATTAGTACAAAATCCATGGTTATCTACTTTAGCAAAAAGAATTAGCAATAAGCTAGAACAAGCTAGGCAACCTGGAGTAAAAATTTTTATTCAATTAGTAAAAACTTGCCAGAAAGAGCCTAGTTTAACTACGGGTCAATTATTAGAACTTTATCGTCATAATAAATTTTATGCACAACTTGAAACTTTCGCTACTTGGAACCACATGATCATAGAAGATCTAATCGAAAGGACTTTCATAGATGCTTTAACTAAGCTATATAATTCTATACTTGAACAACGCCAGGATATACTGATAGCTCTTGATCGAAAACATGGACTCACAACTGAAGAGCGTAAAGAACTTTGGTATCTAAATCAAGCATTAGCAAAAAAAGATCAATTAAGCATCGCTTTTTACGATGATTTTATCATCAATTAA
- the bacA gene encoding undecaprenyl-diphosphate phosphatase: MVDIYGLVVALILGIVEGLTEFLPVSSTGHMILVSYMLGFNNDKTKIFEVLIQLGSILAVIIICKQRWFLLFGLNLKKWEIYQHNINHGSRLHLYHIILGLIPSSILGLMFYEQIKSFFEPKYVMYSLILGSLLLLISQLIHDKKPRATCIDDISYLQAFLIGCFQCFALLPGFSRSGATISGGMLVGVSSDAAFEFSFLLAVPMIFGATILDLYRHLPVLSLDDIPMFIIGFITAFLVALITIKLFWRIIKGMSFIPFVLYRFLLVIVFYLILI; the protein is encoded by the coding sequence ATGGTAGATATATACGGGTTAGTAGTAGCATTAATTCTTGGTATAGTAGAAGGCTTAACCGAATTTTTACCTGTATCCTCTACAGGACATATGATATTAGTTAGTTATATGCTTGGTTTTAATAACGATAAGACTAAAATATTTGAAGTATTAATACAATTAGGTTCAATTTTAGCTGTTATTATTATTTGTAAACAGAGATGGTTTTTGCTGTTTGGTCTTAATTTGAAGAAATGGGAAATTTATCAACATAATATTAATCATGGAAGTAGATTACATCTGTATCATATCATATTAGGTCTAATACCATCTAGTATATTAGGATTGATGTTTTACGAACAAATAAAATCCTTTTTTGAACCTAAATATGTAATGTACTCATTAATTTTAGGTAGTTTATTACTGCTCATTAGTCAATTAATTCATGATAAAAAACCTCGAGCTACTTGTATCGATGATATTAGTTATTTACAGGCTTTTTTAATTGGTTGCTTTCAATGTTTTGCACTACTACCTGGGTTTTCACGTAGTGGTGCTACTATTAGTGGGGGTATGCTAGTAGGAGTAAGTAGTGATGCTGCTTTTGAGTTTTCCTTTCTTCTAGCAGTACCTATGATATTTGGAGCAACAATACTAGATTTATATAGACATCTACCTGTACTATCTTTAGATGATATACCAATGTTTATTATCGGTTTTATTACTGCATTTCTTGTTGCACTAATTACTATTAAATTATTTTGGCGTATAATCAAGGGTATGTCTTTTATACCGTTTGTTCTTTATCGTTTTCTGCTAGTGATAGTTTTCTACTTAATTTTAATCTAA